TTCCTCGGAGTAACAGCAGGGGGAACAGAAGGGGATGGCTCAAAGACTGATAGCGGCCGgctttgaattaattttagtATTGCCTGATAACTCCAAAGGTCTTAGGTGATGCAGTGAAGTGGAGTAGAATGATTAAGGGTCAAATTAGGCATAATGataatggaaattaaaaaataaaaaatacgtaGTGAAAATATCAGccaagtatgtggacatctgacatccaacatctaattccaaaattatgggcattattATAAAGTTGGTCCACTGTTTGGTgatataacaacctccactcttctgggaaggctttatactagaagTTGGAGCATTGTTGCAGGAATTTGCATCCATTCAGCGAGAAGAGTGAAATCGGGCACTGATTCGGCAATTAGGCCTGACTCGCATTTGGCTTTACAATTTATCCAGAAGGTGTTGGATGCGGCTGATGTCAGGGTTGTGTGGAAGCCAGTCTGGTTCTTCCGCACCATTCTcatcaaaaccatttctatatggaccttgcagAGTGCAAATTACAGTGCTATCGAGTATAAGCCAAAGGTGTACAACGAGATCTGGTGTCAGTGCCAAACGTTGCTTCACCTTTTGTGTTCACTGCAGTACCTTATCGTTCAGTGCAAAGTGTTAACTAGTGATCGACAGCCTTTCCCGACGAACACTTGCCAGTAATGGAGAATATGTTTACACAGCAGAATTGTTTTCTAAAGCTCAGCCTGTCAGACCTTCCTTTAGTAAACAAAAGCGCCCAACGGAATTTGGGCTACACACGGGAAAAAACAGGCTGTGCCGAATGACAATTAATTTGCATTGCGCACAGCTGAGGCGCGGTTATCCACAATGCACTACTACAGCGAGAAAGAAAGGCACTTCTCTTGGCACAATTCCCGACTGCCTTGAAAGGCAGATTTGTTCGGTGAGCAAAGCCGCCACATCAGCACAGATAAGAGATTGCGTTAACGACGGGCACGGTTTAAAAGGCCAGCTGAGTGGTCCAGGGAGGGCAGTCCGCGATACGGCacaacgcgcgcacacaccgaCAGCCATGACGTTCAACGGCACCTGGAAAGTGGACCGAAGCGAGAACTATGAGAAATTCATGGAGCAGATGGGTAAGGACAGGACTAGAGTGGCACGGGAGAGCAGCACCCCTGCAGCTGCCTTTTCAGAGAACAGATGTGATTTTGGAATGGCCCAAACATATGAAAACGCCAAGAGGATACTGCGCACTGCACTACTTGGCACTGTTGCAAAAATGTTGCATATAGATGAGCCATCATATTTTAACTGAGAACAGAAAATGACTGTAACATGAAAATGGGAAGAAAGCGTGCGTACggggaaaaaaagtgtatgGCGACCACGTTGCGTACAGGTCGCCTTTGAGGGGCGCGCGGACGCGCGTGTCGGTCAGCCTCTCAGACTACTCTGTTCAACGACTCTCTTCAAACAGGCATCAATATGGTGAAGCGGAAACTGGCGGCTCACGACAACCTGAAGATTATCATCGAGCAGGACGGAGACAAGTTCCAGGTGAAGGAGAGCAGCACGTTCCGGACGGTCGAAATCAACTTCACCCTGGGCGTCGAATTCGAATACAGCCTGGCGGACGGGACCGAACTCAAGGTGAGTGAGCGGTCTTCGCCCTTCGCTACGCTCTTCGCAAGCCAAGCGCATTGGCTCACTTTAGCATCGACGGAAGTTCTCCAGAAAATACACTGGTATTACTTGCTCTTGCCATTGTGCATCTCGCTCAGAAATCGACATGCAACTTCACGTCTGACAACTAAACTaaggtgtgtgtgatgtgattgtATGCATATAATGTAGCGTAAGACTCCAAGAATTGCtatactgtaaaatgtccaatgcTAACAGTATTAATTCGACTCTCAACAggtaacatttggtcccacattctggggggcggggggagggggcgtgatATTATCTGTTctgaattgaattaacactatTACAGTTGAATTgatgctggacattttactgtattagAAGAAGTTAGGAGCCAGGAACGGTAAATATTCTGTGTTCTTTATTCTGCAGAAGGGGAGTAAATTCACACAACACGATGTACATTCAAAATACCATAGACAGGCAGTCCCTCTGAGCATTTAACCTATATATTCATATTCCATCACCTGCGTTTAACTTGTCAGACTTTTCTAtttaatgctcttttttttaatgcacgcAATTACATATGAAATTTTCCCTGGTCTGACTTGGTCTAAACTGTGTGCAAATGTGGTCAACACAGGGAACCTGGGCCCTGGAAGGTGAAACACTTAAAGGGAAGTTCACCCG
This region of Anguilla anguilla isolate fAngAng1 chromosome 5, fAngAng1.pri, whole genome shotgun sequence genomic DNA includes:
- the LOC118228071 gene encoding fatty acid-binding protein, intestinal-like: MTFNGTWKVDRSENYEKFMEQMGINMVKRKLAAHDNLKIIIEQDGDKFQVKESSTFRTVEINFTLGVEFEYSLADGTELKGTWALEGETLKGKFTRKDNGKELITTRIVSGDEMIQSYNYEGVDAKRIFKRG